The nucleotide window CGATCATATCTCGACCAAGAAAGACGGGCCCACCCGACCTACCCAGCGTGACGAGACCGAGCTTTTCCGACATGCCGAAATTAGTCACCATTCGGCGAGCCATGCCAGTTGCCTGCTCAAAGTCATTTGAGGCTCCGGTGGTAACCTCGCCGAAAATCAAAGACTCAGCGGCGCGGCCACCCATGCCAACGCTGATTTCCGCCAGTAGTTCTGATCGCGTACGAGTGTAGCGGTCCTCCGGCGGGGCCCCCATCACATAGCCGAGTGCCATCCCGCGCGAGACGATCGTCACCTTGTGGGGCGGATCAGCATTCGGGATGAGCTTGCGCAGGATGGCGTGCCCGGCCTCATGGTAGGCCACCATCTCACGCTCCTTTGGTTTCAGGGCACGACTGCGTCGCAAGGGTCCCGCAATTACGCGCTCGACTGCCTCGTCAAAGTCGGACATACTGACTTGAGTCTTGTTGTGCCTGGCGGCAAGGAGCGCGCCCTCGTTTACCACGGCGGCAAGATCTGCCCCAGAGAAGCCCGGGGTCTGCTTGGCGAGCGTGTCGACGTTGACGTCAGGTGCCATTGGTATTTCGCGCATGTGTACCTGCAAGATAGCCTTGCGACCCTTGCTGTCGGGGTTATCCACGATGATCCGCCGGTCAAAACGCCCAGGGCGCAACAGGGCAGGATCGAGGATGTCTGGCCGGTTAGTGGCGGCAATCACGATAATCCCGATATTGTTCTCGAAGCCGTCCATCGCGACCAGCAGTTGGTTCAAGGTCTGCTCGCGCTCATCGTTTCCGCCGCCGAGGCCCGCCCCACGGTGGCGGCCCACCGCGTCGATCTCGTCGATGAAGACCAGGCAAGGGACGTTCTTCTTGGCTTGCTCGAACAGATCGCGGACGCGGCTGGCGCCCACCCCCACAAAGACCTCCACGAACTCAGATCCCGAGAGCGAGAAGAACGGAACGCTGGCCTCCCCGGCAACCGCCTTAGCAAGAAGCGTCTTCCCGCAGCCTGGTGGCCCCACAAGCAATAGCCCCCTGGGGATCTTCGCGTGCAGCGCCTGAAACTTTTGGGGGTGCTTCAAGAACTCAATGACCTCCAACAGCTCCTCCTTCGGCTCTTCCTCTCCGGCCACGTCTGCGAAGGTAACATTGGGCTTAGTCGCGTCGTGCAGTTTCGCCTTGGATTTACCGAACGACATTGGGCCGCCGCCGCCCCCCCCCATCTGCGAGGCCCGACGGCTCATCATCACGAACAGGCCGATAATCACGAGGAACGGCAAGAAGTTGAACAGAAGGCCAAGCCAGATGGAGCCGCCGGCTTGCGCCTCGATCGCGAAGCGAATCCCCTTCTTTTTCAATAGCTCTTGCAGGTCTCCCGTCGCCTCCTTACTGTAGATCGTCCGAAGGTGCTGCCCCTCAGTGACATGGAAGTAGATAGTGTGATTACTTTCATCGAAGATCACCGTCCCGGCGATCTGTCCTTCTTCCACCAAGTTCATGAGGTCGCTGAAGATGACCTGGGTGGAGGCTTTTTTGGAACTCGAGAAGATCGGAATCAGGATCACGGCGACCACAAGGAACAAGGCGAACACGCTCGCAGCCCATACGTAACGCTTGTTCACGGCAATAACCTCCTTCGTGTTATCCCGACATACCAAAGCCGGGCGTCAAGCATCCGGGACGTTATGCCGGACACATGAAACATCTTATGGCCAAGGTCTATCATCCGACTCTCACTGCACGCATCAACCAATCGTTGCCTTCTTGTCGACATAGCCACGTTTATGGCGAATTACTACCCTGCGCAACTAGCTTCGCCGAGTCTTACAGGAACCACGTTTAGGTTAAATCAAGCATATGAGTTTGTCAAGCCCAACTTCTGTGCCCAAGAACAGTGATAGAAAAATTGTCATTGCGAACGAAGTGAAGCAATCTCGCCTTATTGCACTGAGATTGCCACGCACCCTACGGGTACTCGCAATGACGGGAAGAATCGAGCGGTTGCGAAGTCTATCGCTGTTCCTGGGTCTATGGTTTGTAGAGTCGAATGGTCTGGGGTCATGGGAGGGGGCGCAGCGAATGGGGCGACGCAAGCTGATCTGGGGGGGTAAGCCGGAGGAGCGCGGGATCTCAAAGGGACTGTGTCTCTGCAGCTCGCAACGGCGCAGCGAGCCTGCGCCTGTGACGGTACGCCTGATCGGTCGGATTGTCAGCGCTTCCTTCGAACTCCAGTGATGACCGAGAGAGGAGACTTTCGTGCCGACGTCAGGGATTGCGAGGAAGGGGGTGATGGTGGGCACGAAGCGGCGTGAAAATATGGAGAGCTGGACGACCTCTATTCGCTATGGCCCTAAAGGTCGATCAATGGCTTACTGTAGCTTGCCGAATTCTTTCAGAGTAGAGGCGACTACTAAGGTTTCAGATGTGAATAGGTCTGATCCAGCCATATGCTTCATGATTTTGTTTGCTGCATCTATATCCTTGGCTTCCCATTCGAAAACCAGATCATATTGGCCATAGGTGACATAAGCGGACTTCATCCCC belongs to Candidatus Methylomirabilis limnetica and includes:
- the ftsH gene encoding ATP-dependent zinc metalloprotease FtsH yields the protein MNKRYVWAASVFALFLVVAVILIPIFSSSKKASTQVIFSDLMNLVEEGQIAGTVIFDESNHTIYFHVTEGQHLRTIYSKEATGDLQELLKKKGIRFAIEAQAGGSIWLGLLFNFLPFLVIIGLFVMMSRRASQMGGGGGGPMSFGKSKAKLHDATKPNVTFADVAGEEEPKEELLEVIEFLKHPQKFQALHAKIPRGLLLVGPPGCGKTLLAKAVAGEASVPFFSLSGSEFVEVFVGVGASRVRDLFEQAKKNVPCLVFIDEIDAVGRHRGAGLGGGNDEREQTLNQLLVAMDGFENNIGIIVIAATNRPDILDPALLRPGRFDRRIIVDNPDSKGRKAILQVHMREIPMAPDVNVDTLAKQTPGFSGADLAAVVNEGALLAARHNKTQVSMSDFDEAVERVIAGPLRRSRALKPKEREMVAYHEAGHAILRKLIPNADPPHKVTIVSRGMALGYVMGAPPEDRYTRTRSELLAEISVGMGGRAAESLIFGEVTTGASNDFEQATGMARRMVTNFGMSEKLGLVTLGRSGGPVFLGRDMIDSRNYSEEIAYQIDQEVRRITDECYTVAYQMIEANREKLQRVAKALLDRETLFAEELDDVMAGKVVALDASRPTSAEAGTEAAAPGGSPSAPVPPTTTGLAGGIA